In a genomic window of Infirmifilum sp. NZ:
- a CDS encoding type II toxin-antitoxin system VapC family toxin, with product MKVFVDSPLLIYLNTVAEPGARAQYESFYLDLLSRYSPYTDVLVLDELIYVSRTKYGVPYSVTLDFVESIVLPYVRVLSLGEEEYRQAARLLPEYNVEPSDALHLAVALNNGIGLVVSEDRDFDRVPLVRRVWL from the coding sequence ATGAAGGTGTTTGTGGACTCCCCGCTCCTCATATATCTCAACACGGTAGCGGAGCCTGGAGCGAGGGCCCAGTACGAGAGCTTCTACCTAGACCTTCTGTCCAGGTACAGTCCTTACACTGATGTCTTGGTCCTCGATGAGCTGATCTATGTGTCCAGGACAAAGTACGGCGTCCCGTATAGCGTCACGCTCGACTTCGTGGAGTCTATTGTCCTGCCTTACGTGCGCGTGCTCAGCCTAGGCGAGGAGGAGTACAGGCAGGCCGCGAGGCTCCTCCCCGAGTACAACGTAGAGCCCTCTGACGCGCTCCACCTGGCGGTTGCGTTGAACAACGGCATCGGCCTTGTTGTCAGCGAGGATAGGGACTTCGACAGGGTTCCTCTGGTCCGGAGAGTCTGGCTCTAA
- a CDS encoding AbrB/MazE/SpoVT family DNA-binding domain-containing protein produces the protein MTLRLKVGRKGYVILPKAVREAVGIEEGDEVIVEVGEGIVLKPVRKKVDVEELRRVLRRHWEVLKGVPGRREPAPGELAGSYLEEEFEQ, from the coding sequence TTGACTCTCAGACTGAAGGTCGGGAGGAAAGGCTACGTGATACTGCCTAAAGCCGTCCGCGAGGCGGTGGGAATAGAGGAGGGGGACGAGGTCATCGTGGAGGTCGGCGAGGGGATCGTGCTGAAGCCGGTCCGCAAGAAGGTGGACGTCGAGGAGCTGAGGAGAGTCCTGAGGAGGCACTGGGAAGTGTTGAAGGGGGTTCCTGGCAGGAGGGAGCCGGCGCCGGGCGAGCTGGCTGGTAGCTACCTCGAGGAGGAGTTCGAACAATGA